A stretch of Vespa velutina chromosome 8, iVesVel2.1, whole genome shotgun sequence DNA encodes these proteins:
- the LOC124950940 gene encoding rho GTPase-activating protein 100F isoform X4, with translation MCDRGGTGCFFSRKEGRGEVIDISASPGRQAPTNQLRPKEPPSLVIQGDFRKISGISSDIFKQIETVENDHDASTAAALEAVEQRGDMVVRVIEPRQMGRQVSEAAKKFIAMQDPKHPIHLVEIIKRPGQTLGLYIREGNGVDRNDGVFISRIALETAVYNSGCLKVGDEILAVNLVDVTHMSLDDVVIIMSIPRRLILSTRHGPHQAVSHSRQAEHKAPPVVVIKRELNEDESDHATSNHVRDSSRRRGDGREMLPSRSQLGLTGLGSSQDLGSSNGDLYYNSRPEGHWSYQPPPPPVITHQPKPATAQHFQPYERGYPKTLESLAEKDFTKVHSFYTGPVMPSNDGRRMSTGGGMQSVAGRLSGQTQSSHYGYSQHAGSGRIIPRSGSDQHLPRVDYASITMPARHTLLRSSLKSGTSALRYNTRYGTQADTPSITPRRNPVGTLTRRHRPSLDYASDTEATCSSSPKSAYYYYRHNMNNPPSSSAVSHLATLSRSQIGQGMAGLRSNSLPRSGRTLPQQPGIRSGLSTVASGLIDQEDSDGALSAPELPSIRRDRGRIPSSPSVFTSDEYRAWLSRTPSTSALYEQIRATTNRPPRYTYSAENIHAAVNQGDYGSYGAYRPLSSTLDRLSTRSASAQQVNLANLRASTAISSTCHRGTGNPRPASVATSARSSLTSQKPSLGSSASQRATSVRRIRNLLDLESTRSIPTPTPTRTQDQRLLDINPAEFLKYKIEKPPTVGTPSSTSSLLSSLGETSGGDLAGGVSGLLWVHLLAGRGLRSTTTSSAATTPSTPSGQPNLASCGLRDLYCVLECDRVHKARTVVRTGDLMFDWDETFELDLVGNRQLDLLVYSWDPQYRHKLCYKGSVHLATLLKEAAMHQLAVKVEPRGTIYLRLRYTDAQQTFRRRGLPVISLATRVAPLFGVDLDTVVSRESKTGGVPGGVSTALAMGVPNVPIIVWRCVEEVERRGLDIIGLYRLCGSATKKRILREAFERNARSVNLSPDNVPDINVITGVLKDYLRELPEPLFTKCLYQMMVDALAVCLPDDPQGNAKLMFSILDCLPKVNRCTLIYLLDHLAMVVSQCNKMSPASLAVCFGPVLMLHSEEGGPPLDFQQPIAVLKYLLEIWPIKSVRKTSSVGSALPRVTPATEHSNSQQQVDQQQQQQHHHHHHQQQQQQQQQQQQQQQQQVQQQVQQQVQGTLGRTGLLWQQPPSLHRPPQTTAAEALAPSIRPPPPPPIKPRQVIVSSPGSPSSEESEASPEPIDKSLLGGLGFEKVGETTTTTAGSIIAGAGAGSGVGAGAIAIATEQMTPTSSVDTEEARILEEPEKGAEGDVEASDDDRHQQQPQRQHQQQQHQQQQQQQQQQQQQQQQLPKTSH, from the exons ATGTGCGACAGGGGTGGCACAGGGTGCTTTTTCTCCCGTAAG GAGGGCCGGGGGGAAGTGATAGACATAAGCGCAAGTCCTGGAAGGCAAGCTCCTACCAACCAGTTGCGCCCCAAGGAACCACCATCTTTGGTCATCCAGGGAGACTTCCGAAAA ATAAGCGGGATCAGTTCGGACATCTTCAAGCAAATCGAAACGGTCGAGAACGATCATGACGCCTCGACGGCAGCGGCCCTCGAAGCTGTTGAGCAAAGGGGTGACATGGTCGTTCGCGTCATCGAGCCCCGTCAAATGGGCAGACAAGTGTCCGAAGCGGCAAAGAAATTCATTGCGATGCAG GATCCTAAACATCCTATCCACCTTGTTGAGATAATTAAAAGGCCGGGACAGACGCTTGGCTTATATATACGCGAAGGTAATGGCGTTGACAGAAACGACGGCGTCTTCATCTCAAGGATAGCATTGGAAACTGCCGTCTATAACAGTGGCTGCTTGAAG GTAGGCGACGAGATCCTCGCGGTAAATTTAGTCGATGTGACGCACATGAGCCTAGACgacgtcgttattatcatgtCGATACCGAGGAGGCTCATTCTCTCGACTAGACACGGTCCCCATCAAGCTGTCTCTCATAGTCGTCAGGCTGAGCACAAAGCACCACCGGTGGTAGTGATCAAGAGGGAACTGAACGAAGACGAGAGCGACCACGCTACGAGTAATCATGTCAG AGACAGTAGTCGCAGACGAGGCGACGGACGAGAAATGTTGCCCTCCCGATCGCAACTAGGCCTTACGGGTTTGGGATCGAGTCAAGATTTGGGTTCTAGTAACGGCGATCTTTATTACAATTCGAGACCGGAAGGACATTGGTCTTatcaaccaccaccaccacctgtCATCACCCATCAACCGAAACCTGCGACTGCACAACATTTTCAACCTTACGAGCGTGGTTATCCGAAGACATTGGAAAGTCTGGCCGAGAAA GATTTTACGAAG GTACACTCCTTCTATACTGGGCCAGTGATGCCATCGAACGATGGACGTCGAATGTCCACCGGTGGCGGAATGCAATCGGTCGCAGGAAGATTGTCAGGGCAGACTCAGTCCTCTCATTATGGTTATTCTCAGCATGCCGGCAGTGGAAGGATCATTCCAAGAAGCGGTTCGGATCAACATTTGCCGCGCGTCGATTACGCGAGCATAACGATGCCAGCTCGTCATACTCTTCTAAGATCGAGCTTAAAATCGG GAACGTCGGCATTGAGATACAACACCAGATACGGGACTCAAGCGGACACGCCGTCAATCACCCCACGGCGAAATCCAGTCGGTACTTTGACCAGGAGACACAGACCATCTTTGGATTATGCTTCCGATACCGAGGCCACGTGTTCGAGTTCACCGAAATCTGCCTACTATTATTACAGACACAATATGAATAATCCACCATCGAGCAGTGCCGTCTCCCATCTTGCGACCCTTTCGAGATCGCAAATTGGTCAGGGTATGGCGG GACTGAGATCGAACTCTTTGCCCCGAAGTGGTAGAACGTTGCCGCAACAGCCAGGTATCAGGTCGGGTCTCAGTACGGTGGCATCAGGATTGATCGATCAGGAAGACAGCGATGGTGCTTTATCGGCCCCAGAATTGCCTTCGATTAGACGAGACAGGG GTAGGATACCATCGTCGCCTAGCGTATTCACTTCCGACGAATATCGAGCGTGGTTGAGCAGGACGCCTAGCACGAGCGCACTGTACGAGCAAATCAGGGCCACCACAAATCGACCACCACGTTATACCTATAGCGCTGAAAATATTCACGCGGCGGTCAAtcaa GGCGATTATGGTAGTTACGGGGCGTACAGACCACTTTCTAGTACGTTGGACCGACTCTCAACGAGATCTGCCTCGGCGCAACAAGTTAATTTGGCGAATTTGAGAGCGTCGACGGCTATTAGTTCGACGTGTCATCGGGGTACAGGCAATCCTAGGCCGGCATCGGTGGCTACAAGCGCACGTTCCTCTTTGACAAGTCAAAAACCGTCGTTAGGAAGCTCAGCGAGTCAAAGGGCAACATCAGTTAGAAGAATTAGAAACTTATTAGACCTTGAATCTACGAGAAGTATACCGACCCCCACACCTACCAGAACTCAGGATCAAAGACTGCTAGATATTAATCCTGCAG AGTTCCTCAagtataagatagaaaagcCACCGACAGTGGGTACTCCGAGTTCGACCAGTTCCCTCTTGAGTTCACTCGGGGAGACCAGCGGTGGTGATCTGGCAGGTGGGGTCAGTGGATTGCTCTGGGTACACTTATTAGCGGGTCGCGGCCTTCGTTCGACTACAACCTCCTCGGCAGCAACTACACCCTCAACGCCATCGGGTCAGCCTAATTTAG CTAGCTGCGGCCTGAGAGACTTATATTGCGTATTGGAGTGTGACAGAGTGCACAAAGCACGGACCGTAGTGCGAACGGGCGATTTGATGTTCGATTGGGACGAAACCTTCGAGCTGGATCTCGTAGGAAATCGGCAGCTGGATCTGCTCGTATATTCTTGGGACCCACAATATCGGCACAAACTTTGTTATAAAGGATCCGTACACTTGGCGACACTGCTTAAGGAAGCGGCGATGCATCAGTTGGCGGTTAAGGTCGAGCCTCGAGGTACAATCTATTTAAGACTGCGATATACCGACGCCCAGCAAACTTTCAGACGGAGGGGATTACCAGTTATATCCCTCGCTACCAGAGTAGCTCCTTTGTTCGGAGTCGATCTCGATACCGTC GTTAGTCGAGAGTCAAAGACTGGAGGAGTTCCCGGTGGTGTTTCCACGGCACTAGCAATGGGAGTTCCAAATGTACCGATAATAGTTTGGCGATGCGTCGAGGAGGTTGAAAGGAGAGGCTTGGATATTATAG gTTTGTATAGACTTTGTGGCTCGGCAACAAAAAAGAGGATATTAAGGGAAGCTTTTGAACGAAATGCACGATCGGTCAATCTATCACCCGACAACGTACCAGATATAAACGTCATCACCG GCGTACTGAAAGATTATTTACGTGAACTTCCGGAGCCGCTCTTTACTAAATGTCTCTATCAAATGATGGTCGACGCACTGGCCGTTTGTTTGCCCGATGATCCACAAGGCAACGCTAAACTCATGTTCAGTATATTGGATTGTTTGCCTAAAGTTAACAGA TGtacattgatttatttattagaccACTTGGCAATGGTCGTTTCTCAATGTAACAAAATGTCACCAGCGAGTTTGGCTGTCTGTTTTGGACCAGTACTCATGTTACACTCCGAAGAAGGTGGTCCTCCGTTGGATTTCCAACAGCCGATAGCTGTATTGAAATATCTATTGGAAATATGGCCAATTAAGTCAG TTCGGAAGACTTCTTCAGTCGGTTCAGCGCTTCCTCGAGTTACGCCAGCAACCGAGCACAGCAACAGTCAGCAACAAGTGGaccaacagcagcagcagcagcatcatcaccatcaccatcagcagcagcagcagcagcagcagcagcagcagcagcagcagcagcagcaggtACAGCAACAGGTACAACAACAGGTACAGGGAACATTGGGTCGAACAGGGCTGCTTTGGCAGCAGCCACCCTCACTTCATCGTCCACCCCAAACTACAGCAGCCGAAGCCCTCGCACCCTCCATTCGTCCGCCTCCGCCGCCGCCAATCAAGCCTCGACAG GTGATAGTCTCGTCTCCCGGTTCACCTAGCAGCGAGGAGTCGGAAGCCTCGCCGGAGCCGATTGACAAGAGCCTCCTAGGGGGTTTGGGATTTGAGAAGGTCGGGGAAACTACTACCACGACGGCTGGCTCGATCATAGCGGGTGCGGGTGCGGGTTCGGGTGTGGGAGCGGGCGCGATCGCGATCGCGACCGAACAAATGACGCCTACGAGCAGCGTCGACACGGAGGAAGCCCGTATCTTGGAAGAGCCCGAGAAAGGTGCCGAAGGAGACGTCGAGGCAAGCGACGACGATCGCCATCAGCAACAGCCACAGCGacagcaccagcagcagcagcaccagcagcaacaacaacaacaacaacaacaacaacaacaacaacaacaacttcCGAAAACGAGCCATTAA
- the LOC124950940 gene encoding rho GTPase-activating protein 100F isoform X1: MQWRKHVRIKYGGRVGVGQGQQDRDQVQLQVRVVQLQREGGARLSYVCHQPQLSSTARRDCSAAAMLCCGRRKEGRGEVIDISASPGRQAPTNQLRPKEPPSLVIQGDFRKISGISSDIFKQIETVENDHDASTAAALEAVEQRGDMVVRVIEPRQMGRQVSEAAKKFIAMQDPKHPIHLVEIIKRPGQTLGLYIREGNGVDRNDGVFISRIALETAVYNSGCLKVGDEILAVNLVDVTHMSLDDVVIIMSIPRRLILSTRHGPHQAVSHSRQAEHKAPPVVVIKRELNEDESDHATSNHVRDSSRRRGDGREMLPSRSQLGLTGLGSSQDLGSSNGDLYYNSRPEGHWSYQPPPPPVITHQPKPATAQHFQPYERGYPKTLESLAEKDFTKVHSFYTGPVMPSNDGRRMSTGGGMQSVAGRLSGQTQSSHYGYSQHAGSGRIIPRSGSDQHLPRVDYASITMPARHTLLRSSLKSGTSALRYNTRYGTQADTPSITPRRNPVGTLTRRHRPSLDYASDTEATCSSSPKSAYYYYRHNMNNPPSSSAVSHLATLSRSQIGQGMAGLRSNSLPRSGRTLPQQPGIRSGLSTVASGLIDQEDSDGALSAPELPSIRRDRGRIPSSPSVFTSDEYRAWLSRTPSTSALYEQIRATTNRPPRYTYSAENIHAAVNQGDYGSYGAYRPLSSTLDRLSTRSASAQQVNLANLRASTAISSTCHRGTGNPRPASVATSARSSLTSQKPSLGSSASQRATSVRRIRNLLDLESTRSIPTPTPTRTQDQRLLDINPAEFLKYKIEKPPTVGTPSSTSSLLSSLGETSGGDLAGGVSGLLWVHLLAGRGLRSTTTSSAATTPSTPSGQPNLASCGLRDLYCVLECDRVHKARTVVRTGDLMFDWDETFELDLVGNRQLDLLVYSWDPQYRHKLCYKGSVHLATLLKEAAMHQLAVKVEPRGTIYLRLRYTDAQQTFRRRGLPVISLATRVAPLFGVDLDTVVSRESKTGGVPGGVSTALAMGVPNVPIIVWRCVEEVERRGLDIIGLYRLCGSATKKRILREAFERNARSVNLSPDNVPDINVITGVLKDYLRELPEPLFTKCLYQMMVDALAVCLPDDPQGNAKLMFSILDCLPKVNRCTLIYLLDHLAMVVSQCNKMSPASLAVCFGPVLMLHSEEGGPPLDFQQPIAVLKYLLEIWPIKSVRKTSSVGSALPRVTPATEHSNSQQQVDQQQQQQHHHHHHQQQQQQQQQQQQQQQQQVQQQVQQQVQGTLGRTGLLWQQPPSLHRPPQTTAAEALAPSIRPPPPPPIKPRQVIVSSPGSPSSEESEASPEPIDKSLLGGLGFEKVGETTTTTAGSIIAGAGAGSGVGAGAIAIATEQMTPTSSVDTEEARILEEPEKGAEGDVEASDDDRHQQQPQRQHQQQQHQQQQQQQQQQQQQQQQLPKTSH; the protein is encoded by the exons ATGCAGTGGCGAAAACACGTGCGCATCAAGTACGGTGGTCGAGTCGGTGTCGGTCAAGGACAGCAGGATCGGGATCAGGTGCAGCTGCAGGTGCGCGTGGTGCAGCTGCAGCGGGAAGGGGGCGCACGACTCAGCTACGTCTGTCATCAGCCTCAACTCTCGTCTACGGCTCGCCGCGATTGCAGTGCAGCAGCCATGCTCTGCTGCGGCCGGAGGAAA GAGGGCCGGGGGGAAGTGATAGACATAAGCGCAAGTCCTGGAAGGCAAGCTCCTACCAACCAGTTGCGCCCCAAGGAACCACCATCTTTGGTCATCCAGGGAGACTTCCGAAAA ATAAGCGGGATCAGTTCGGACATCTTCAAGCAAATCGAAACGGTCGAGAACGATCATGACGCCTCGACGGCAGCGGCCCTCGAAGCTGTTGAGCAAAGGGGTGACATGGTCGTTCGCGTCATCGAGCCCCGTCAAATGGGCAGACAAGTGTCCGAAGCGGCAAAGAAATTCATTGCGATGCAG GATCCTAAACATCCTATCCACCTTGTTGAGATAATTAAAAGGCCGGGACAGACGCTTGGCTTATATATACGCGAAGGTAATGGCGTTGACAGAAACGACGGCGTCTTCATCTCAAGGATAGCATTGGAAACTGCCGTCTATAACAGTGGCTGCTTGAAG GTAGGCGACGAGATCCTCGCGGTAAATTTAGTCGATGTGACGCACATGAGCCTAGACgacgtcgttattatcatgtCGATACCGAGGAGGCTCATTCTCTCGACTAGACACGGTCCCCATCAAGCTGTCTCTCATAGTCGTCAGGCTGAGCACAAAGCACCACCGGTGGTAGTGATCAAGAGGGAACTGAACGAAGACGAGAGCGACCACGCTACGAGTAATCATGTCAG AGACAGTAGTCGCAGACGAGGCGACGGACGAGAAATGTTGCCCTCCCGATCGCAACTAGGCCTTACGGGTTTGGGATCGAGTCAAGATTTGGGTTCTAGTAACGGCGATCTTTATTACAATTCGAGACCGGAAGGACATTGGTCTTatcaaccaccaccaccacctgtCATCACCCATCAACCGAAACCTGCGACTGCACAACATTTTCAACCTTACGAGCGTGGTTATCCGAAGACATTGGAAAGTCTGGCCGAGAAA GATTTTACGAAG GTACACTCCTTCTATACTGGGCCAGTGATGCCATCGAACGATGGACGTCGAATGTCCACCGGTGGCGGAATGCAATCGGTCGCAGGAAGATTGTCAGGGCAGACTCAGTCCTCTCATTATGGTTATTCTCAGCATGCCGGCAGTGGAAGGATCATTCCAAGAAGCGGTTCGGATCAACATTTGCCGCGCGTCGATTACGCGAGCATAACGATGCCAGCTCGTCATACTCTTCTAAGATCGAGCTTAAAATCGG GAACGTCGGCATTGAGATACAACACCAGATACGGGACTCAAGCGGACACGCCGTCAATCACCCCACGGCGAAATCCAGTCGGTACTTTGACCAGGAGACACAGACCATCTTTGGATTATGCTTCCGATACCGAGGCCACGTGTTCGAGTTCACCGAAATCTGCCTACTATTATTACAGACACAATATGAATAATCCACCATCGAGCAGTGCCGTCTCCCATCTTGCGACCCTTTCGAGATCGCAAATTGGTCAGGGTATGGCGG GACTGAGATCGAACTCTTTGCCCCGAAGTGGTAGAACGTTGCCGCAACAGCCAGGTATCAGGTCGGGTCTCAGTACGGTGGCATCAGGATTGATCGATCAGGAAGACAGCGATGGTGCTTTATCGGCCCCAGAATTGCCTTCGATTAGACGAGACAGGG GTAGGATACCATCGTCGCCTAGCGTATTCACTTCCGACGAATATCGAGCGTGGTTGAGCAGGACGCCTAGCACGAGCGCACTGTACGAGCAAATCAGGGCCACCACAAATCGACCACCACGTTATACCTATAGCGCTGAAAATATTCACGCGGCGGTCAAtcaa GGCGATTATGGTAGTTACGGGGCGTACAGACCACTTTCTAGTACGTTGGACCGACTCTCAACGAGATCTGCCTCGGCGCAACAAGTTAATTTGGCGAATTTGAGAGCGTCGACGGCTATTAGTTCGACGTGTCATCGGGGTACAGGCAATCCTAGGCCGGCATCGGTGGCTACAAGCGCACGTTCCTCTTTGACAAGTCAAAAACCGTCGTTAGGAAGCTCAGCGAGTCAAAGGGCAACATCAGTTAGAAGAATTAGAAACTTATTAGACCTTGAATCTACGAGAAGTATACCGACCCCCACACCTACCAGAACTCAGGATCAAAGACTGCTAGATATTAATCCTGCAG AGTTCCTCAagtataagatagaaaagcCACCGACAGTGGGTACTCCGAGTTCGACCAGTTCCCTCTTGAGTTCACTCGGGGAGACCAGCGGTGGTGATCTGGCAGGTGGGGTCAGTGGATTGCTCTGGGTACACTTATTAGCGGGTCGCGGCCTTCGTTCGACTACAACCTCCTCGGCAGCAACTACACCCTCAACGCCATCGGGTCAGCCTAATTTAG CTAGCTGCGGCCTGAGAGACTTATATTGCGTATTGGAGTGTGACAGAGTGCACAAAGCACGGACCGTAGTGCGAACGGGCGATTTGATGTTCGATTGGGACGAAACCTTCGAGCTGGATCTCGTAGGAAATCGGCAGCTGGATCTGCTCGTATATTCTTGGGACCCACAATATCGGCACAAACTTTGTTATAAAGGATCCGTACACTTGGCGACACTGCTTAAGGAAGCGGCGATGCATCAGTTGGCGGTTAAGGTCGAGCCTCGAGGTACAATCTATTTAAGACTGCGATATACCGACGCCCAGCAAACTTTCAGACGGAGGGGATTACCAGTTATATCCCTCGCTACCAGAGTAGCTCCTTTGTTCGGAGTCGATCTCGATACCGTC GTTAGTCGAGAGTCAAAGACTGGAGGAGTTCCCGGTGGTGTTTCCACGGCACTAGCAATGGGAGTTCCAAATGTACCGATAATAGTTTGGCGATGCGTCGAGGAGGTTGAAAGGAGAGGCTTGGATATTATAG gTTTGTATAGACTTTGTGGCTCGGCAACAAAAAAGAGGATATTAAGGGAAGCTTTTGAACGAAATGCACGATCGGTCAATCTATCACCCGACAACGTACCAGATATAAACGTCATCACCG GCGTACTGAAAGATTATTTACGTGAACTTCCGGAGCCGCTCTTTACTAAATGTCTCTATCAAATGATGGTCGACGCACTGGCCGTTTGTTTGCCCGATGATCCACAAGGCAACGCTAAACTCATGTTCAGTATATTGGATTGTTTGCCTAAAGTTAACAGA TGtacattgatttatttattagaccACTTGGCAATGGTCGTTTCTCAATGTAACAAAATGTCACCAGCGAGTTTGGCTGTCTGTTTTGGACCAGTACTCATGTTACACTCCGAAGAAGGTGGTCCTCCGTTGGATTTCCAACAGCCGATAGCTGTATTGAAATATCTATTGGAAATATGGCCAATTAAGTCAG TTCGGAAGACTTCTTCAGTCGGTTCAGCGCTTCCTCGAGTTACGCCAGCAACCGAGCACAGCAACAGTCAGCAACAAGTGGaccaacagcagcagcagcagcatcatcaccatcaccatcagcagcagcagcagcagcagcagcagcagcagcagcagcagcagcagcaggtACAGCAACAGGTACAACAACAGGTACAGGGAACATTGGGTCGAACAGGGCTGCTTTGGCAGCAGCCACCCTCACTTCATCGTCCACCCCAAACTACAGCAGCCGAAGCCCTCGCACCCTCCATTCGTCCGCCTCCGCCGCCGCCAATCAAGCCTCGACAG GTGATAGTCTCGTCTCCCGGTTCACCTAGCAGCGAGGAGTCGGAAGCCTCGCCGGAGCCGATTGACAAGAGCCTCCTAGGGGGTTTGGGATTTGAGAAGGTCGGGGAAACTACTACCACGACGGCTGGCTCGATCATAGCGGGTGCGGGTGCGGGTTCGGGTGTGGGAGCGGGCGCGATCGCGATCGCGACCGAACAAATGACGCCTACGAGCAGCGTCGACACGGAGGAAGCCCGTATCTTGGAAGAGCCCGAGAAAGGTGCCGAAGGAGACGTCGAGGCAAGCGACGACGATCGCCATCAGCAACAGCCACAGCGacagcaccagcagcagcagcaccagcagcaacaacaacaacaacaacaacaacaacaacaacaacaacaacttcCGAAAACGAGCCATTAA